The Rhipicephalus microplus isolate Deutch F79 unplaced genomic scaffold, USDA_Rmic scaffold_14, whole genome shotgun sequence genome contains a region encoding:
- the LOC142784439 gene encoding uncharacterized protein LOC142784439 has product MAFAGIAPPDPFLPTLGCPVQPWFRWHDMFKVYLLASGASEFSPLRRKALLLHSLGPEGQRIFNTLSISQAAEKTEEEGTRATPDMYDSAVAALAKHFDATCNLVVECHRFHRRIQFPGESIQEYETALTELATMCSLMSQEESLRDQFVAGLSSHRIRERLLLEGSSLSFNKAVALVSKIEQAAVEMKEFSVSVQPVSAQSGTKGGSSLQSPNSLPRARTFSQHDKAATSGNPLHLERALHRTRSNTRILRIASAVVLNSIALLGNAAQLKEKNASFVAVSHILKTFATRSGRKQLSTRFQYIARCRMEPSRFL; this is encoded by the coding sequence ATGGCTTTCGCTGGCATCGCCCCACCGGATCCGTTCCTTCCGACACTGGGTTGTCCCGTGCAGCCATGGTTCCGATGGCACGACATGTTCAAGGTCTATCTGCTGGCGTCCGGTGCTTCAGAGTTCTCCCCACTGCGACGCAAGGCTCTTCTACTACATTCCTTGGGACCCGAAGGCCAACGTATCTTCAATACTCTGTCTATTTCGCAGGCGGCCGaaaagactgaggaggaagggaCCAGAGCTACACCCGACATGTATGACTCCGCGGTAGCGGCACTGGCTAAGCACTTCGATGCCACCTGCAACCTGGTCGTCGAGTGCCACCGATTTCACCGTCGAATTCAGTTCCCAGGTGAGTCTATTCAAGAATACGAGACCGCGCTAACAGAGCTTGCCACGATGTGCTCATTAATGTCGCAAGAAGAGTCACTACGTGACCAGTTTGTTGCCGGTCTGTCTTCGCATCGTATTCGGGAACGTCTTTTGTTAGAAGGGTCTTCGCTTTCGTTCAACAAGGCAGTTGCTCTCGTGAGTAAAATCGAGCAGGCAGCAGTGGAAATGAAGGAATTTTCCGTCTCTGTGCAACCAGTATCCGCGCAGTCTGGCACAAAAGGCGGTTCATCGTTGCAGTCACCGAATTCACTGCCGCGTGCTCGCACTTTCAGTCAACACGATAAGGCAGCTACATCGGGGAACCCCCTCCATCTCGAACGCGCACTCCATCGAACTCGCAGCAACACGCGAATTCTTCGTATTGCTTCAGCTGTGGTTCTAAACAGCATCGCGCTTCTTGGAAATGCCGCCCAgctaaaggaaaaaaatgcttcTTTTGTGGCCGTATCGCACATTTTGAAAACGTTTGCAACCAgaagcggtcgcaagcagctgtCCACGAGGTTTCAGTACATAGCCCGTTGCAGGATGGAACCGTCGAGGTTCTTGTAG